From Salinirubellus salinus, the proteins below share one genomic window:
- a CDS encoding thiamine pyrophosphate-dependent enzyme, with amino-acid sequence MNTDTPADQYECTARLLSITPDAAIVSNLGVASYVLAGVEDRARNFYQWGSMGSTTPIGLGLALALDDPVTVLDGDGSMVMSLGALATVADQNPPNLTVVVWDNGQYGTTGGQPSASRTVDFAAVARDVGLAATHVSTTDDFEAAYADAVASDEATVVVCDVEPVDPDERPPFDFAHIKWRFRDAVAPSE; translated from the coding sequence ATGAATACTGACACCCCTGCCGACCAGTACGAGTGTACCGCCCGCCTCCTCTCCATCACTCCCGACGCCGCCATCGTCTCGAACCTCGGCGTCGCCTCCTACGTCCTCGCGGGCGTCGAGGACCGCGCTCGGAACTTCTACCAGTGGGGGAGCATGGGTTCGACGACGCCCATCGGGCTGGGGCTCGCACTCGCGCTCGACGACCCGGTGACCGTCCTCGACGGCGACGGCTCGATGGTCATGTCGCTCGGCGCGCTGGCGACGGTCGCCGACCAGAACCCCCCGAACCTCACAGTCGTCGTCTGGGACAACGGCCAGTACGGGACGACCGGTGGCCAGCCCTCCGCGTCACGGACGGTCGACTTCGCCGCCGTCGCTCGCGACGTGGGGCTGGCCGCCACCCACGTCTCGACCACAGACGACTTCGAGGCGGCGTACGCGGATGCGGTCGCCTCCGACGAGGCCACGGTCGTCGTCTGCGACGTGGAGCCGGTCGACCCGGACGAGCGGCCACCGTTCGACTTCGCGCACATCAAGTGGCGGTTCCGCGACGCCGTCGCTCCGTCCGAGTGA
- a CDS encoding CaiB/BaiF CoA transferase family protein: protein MQRPLEDVRVLDLGHVYQGPYCGLILSFLGADVVKVEPPGGEAVRARSADGETPEVQFLNSNKAGLVLNLKTEEGKALLKDLVVETDVVVENFSPGKMDELGVGYDVLSEVNPRLVYGYGSGFGNTGAYKHYPAMDLTIQAMGGVMHTTGYPECPPVKAGPAVCDFLGGIHLAAGIVAALYRRERTGEGDYVEVGMFDCVYPTLTSPIASHIREEGAPPRTGNRHSGLAVAPYSAYAVDDGYVTIACMTDRAWERLVELMDRPELLDDERFTTLASRTDYTDEIDGMVEEWCDGQTKEEAVEQLRAANIPCAPVKTLEELLVDPQLEARGMLNRVPNKGGGRPEIPVPGMPIKFAGSEDVPVTDSPRVGEDSADVLARVLGLSAGEIDELRGAGVI from the coding sequence ATGCAGCGGCCACTCGAAGACGTGCGTGTCCTCGACCTGGGACACGTCTATCAGGGACCGTACTGCGGGCTCATCCTGTCGTTCCTCGGCGCGGACGTCGTCAAAGTCGAGCCACCGGGTGGCGAGGCGGTCCGTGCGCGGAGCGCCGACGGCGAGACGCCAGAGGTGCAGTTCCTCAACTCGAACAAAGCCGGCCTCGTACTGAACCTCAAGACCGAGGAGGGGAAGGCGCTCCTGAAGGACCTCGTCGTGGAGACCGACGTGGTCGTCGAGAACTTCTCGCCGGGGAAGATGGACGAACTCGGCGTCGGGTACGACGTGCTCTCCGAGGTCAATCCGCGACTCGTCTACGGCTACGGGTCGGGGTTCGGCAACACCGGCGCGTACAAGCACTATCCGGCGATGGACCTCACCATCCAGGCGATGGGGGGAGTGATGCACACGACCGGCTACCCCGAGTGCCCCCCGGTGAAGGCGGGCCCGGCCGTCTGTGACTTCCTCGGTGGCATCCACCTCGCGGCGGGGATCGTGGCCGCGCTCTATCGGCGCGAGCGGACCGGCGAGGGCGACTACGTCGAGGTCGGGATGTTCGACTGCGTCTACCCGACGCTCACCTCCCCCATCGCCTCGCACATCCGCGAGGAGGGCGCGCCACCGCGCACCGGCAACCGGCACTCTGGGCTCGCCGTCGCACCGTACAGCGCCTACGCAGTCGACGACGGCTACGTCACGATCGCCTGTATGACCGACAGGGCGTGGGAACGGCTCGTCGAACTGATGGACCGTCCCGAGCTGCTCGACGACGAGCGCTTCACGACGCTCGCCAGCCGGACGGACTACACCGACGAGATCGACGGGATGGTCGAGGAGTGGTGCGACGGGCAGACGAAGGAGGAGGCCGTCGAACAGCTCCGTGCGGCGAACATCCCCTGTGCCCCGGTCAAGACGCTCGAGGAGTTGCTCGTGGACCCACAGCTGGAGGCCCGTGGGATGCTCAATCGCGTCCCGAACAAGGGCGGTGGTCGCCCGGAGATCCCCGTCCCGGGGATGCCGATCAAGTTCGCCGGGAGCGAGGACGTCCCCGTCACCGACTCGCCGCGCGTCGGCGAAGACTCGGCCGACGTGCTCGCGCGGGTGCTCGGGCTCTCTGCGGGAGAGATCGACGAGCTCCGGGGTGCCGGCGTCATCTGA
- a CDS encoding Zn-ribbon domain-containing OB-fold protein yields the protein MTWEPRPSPVVTPENEPYWTGGLDGELRIQRCRDCDLVYVYPRAHCPDCLGDGVEWFVASGRGTVYSYTVAHQVAGWPEAELPLVNAYVELDEGPRLMTNLVDCDPADVAVGVSVEVRFEPSEDGAFAVPVFTPV from the coding sequence ATGACGTGGGAGCCGCGTCCGAGTCCCGTCGTCACCCCGGAGAACGAACCGTACTGGACTGGGGGGCTGGACGGGGAGCTACGCATCCAGCGGTGTCGTGACTGCGACCTGGTCTACGTCTACCCTCGGGCGCACTGTCCGGACTGTCTCGGCGACGGCGTCGAGTGGTTCGTGGCGTCCGGGCGGGGCACCGTCTACTCCTACACGGTCGCCCATCAGGTCGCCGGCTGGCCCGAGGCGGAACTGCCGCTGGTCAACGCCTACGTCGAGCTCGACGAGGGGCCACGACTGATGACGAACCTCGTCGACTGCGACCCGGCGGACGTGGCCGTCGGTGTCTCGGTCGAGGTCCGCTTCGAACCGTCCGAAGACGGGGCGTTCGCCGTCCCCGTCTTCACGCCGGTGTAA
- a CDS encoding thiolase domain-containing protein, whose translation MDTAEPVYIAGAYEHPTRNAPDKSTEQLHAEVARGALQDAGLSKADVDGYLTAGVPEHEDGLPSLTPLIMADYLGLDVAFADSTDFGGSAYMSHVGHAVSAIRDGKCDVALVTLAGRPRSAQQATGTGVRALTAVQDTYERLYGATTLAHYAMAARRHMAEFGTTSEQLAEVRVAAAHHAQYNEHARFRDPVSIEDVVGSRMVADPLHLMDCCVITDGGGALVVVSDAVRDELDRECVEVLGHGEAIAHHDAGRIDLTRTGAVDSGRRAFAEAGLGPDDVDYASIYDSFTITVVETLEDLGFCEKGEGGTFVEGGTLQAPDGDLPFNTDGGGLCSNHPNRGGMTKIIECVRQLRGEANPEVQVDADVGVAHGTGGSIATRHGSVTLVLGGEDR comes from the coding sequence ATGGATACCGCAGAGCCAGTGTACATCGCTGGCGCGTACGAGCATCCGACCCGCAACGCCCCGGACAAGTCGACCGAACAGCTCCACGCGGAGGTCGCTCGGGGGGCCCTCCAGGACGCCGGCCTCTCGAAGGCCGACGTCGACGGCTACCTCACCGCCGGCGTCCCCGAACACGAGGACGGCCTCCCGTCGCTCACGCCGCTCATCATGGCCGACTACCTCGGGCTCGACGTCGCGTTCGCCGACTCGACGGACTTCGGCGGCTCGGCGTACATGAGCCACGTCGGCCACGCGGTCAGCGCCATCCGCGACGGCAAGTGCGACGTGGCGCTCGTGACGCTCGCCGGCCGTCCCCGGTCGGCCCAGCAGGCGACGGGGACGGGTGTCCGTGCACTGACGGCCGTGCAGGACACCTACGAACGGCTCTACGGCGCGACGACGCTCGCGCACTACGCGATGGCCGCCCGGCGCCACATGGCCGAGTTCGGCACCACGAGCGAGCAACTCGCCGAGGTGCGGGTCGCCGCGGCCCACCACGCGCAGTACAACGAGCACGCCCGGTTCCGGGACCCGGTCAGTATCGAGGACGTCGTCGGCTCGCGGATGGTCGCGGACCCGCTCCACCTGATGGACTGCTGTGTCATCACCGACGGCGGTGGGGCGCTCGTCGTCGTCTCGGACGCGGTGCGTGACGAGCTCGACCGGGAGTGTGTCGAGGTGCTGGGCCACGGCGAGGCCATCGCCCACCACGACGCCGGCCGCATCGACCTCACCCGAACCGGCGCCGTCGACTCGGGCCGCCGGGCGTTCGCCGAGGCCGGTCTCGGCCCCGACGACGTCGACTACGCCTCCATCTACGACTCGTTCACCATCACCGTCGTCGAGACGCTGGAGGACCTCGGCTTCTGCGAGAAGGGCGAGGGCGGCACGTTCGTCGAGGGCGGGACGCTGCAGGCGCCCGACGGCGACCTGCCGTTCAACACCGACGGTGGGGGCCTCTGTTCGAACCACCCGAACCGCGGCGGGATGACCAAGATAATCGAGTGTGTCCGACAGCTCCGAGGCGAGGCGAACCCGGAGGTGCAGGTCGACGCCGACGTGGGCGTCGCGCACGGGACGGGAGGGAGCATCGCCACGCGACACGGCTCCGTCACGCTCGTCCTCGGGGGTGAAGACCGATGA
- a CDS encoding acyl-CoA dehydrogenase family protein produces MEAVTDTVELSAQQRLVRESIRDICDGYDDEYWRQKDINQEYPQEFVDDLGAHGWFGILVPEAYGGAGMGTPESVVMMEEIAASGGGFAGAQAVHGGIYNSVPIVRYGSEALKEDLLPRVAAGEAAIQSLGLTEPNAGSDSTSIETRAVRDGDEYVVDGQKIWTSRVDATDYVVVVARTTPRAEVAKPTRGISMFLVDLDAALDAGTLEKRAIPKTASNAVHAFELWFEELRVPEANLIGEEGRGFYQLLDGLNEERIVIAAECLGLGELAIDRGVRYARDREVFGRPIGQNQAIQHPLAEAYARVQAAKAMTYQAADAVEGGDSREVGARANVSKFLAADAAFQAADAAVQTHGGFGVAREYDVERYFREARLTRLVPITQELVLNYVGEKVLDLPKSY; encoded by the coding sequence ATGGAGGCCGTAACGGACACCGTAGAGCTATCGGCACAGCAACGGCTCGTTCGCGAGAGTATCCGTGATATCTGTGACGGCTACGACGACGAGTACTGGCGACAGAAGGACATCAATCAGGAGTATCCGCAGGAGTTCGTCGACGACCTCGGCGCCCACGGCTGGTTCGGCATCCTCGTCCCCGAAGCGTACGGCGGCGCGGGCATGGGCACGCCGGAGTCTGTCGTCATGATGGAGGAGATCGCCGCCAGTGGCGGCGGCTTCGCCGGCGCACAGGCGGTCCACGGGGGTATCTACAACTCGGTCCCGATCGTCCGCTACGGCAGCGAGGCGCTGAAGGAGGACCTCCTGCCGCGGGTCGCCGCAGGCGAGGCAGCCATCCAGTCGCTCGGCCTGACGGAGCCGAACGCCGGCTCGGACTCGACCTCGATCGAGACGCGTGCCGTACGTGACGGTGACGAGTACGTCGTCGACGGCCAGAAGATCTGGACTTCTCGAGTCGACGCGACCGACTACGTCGTGGTCGTCGCCCGGACGACGCCCAGAGCCGAGGTGGCGAAACCGACTCGCGGCATCTCGATGTTCCTCGTCGACCTCGACGCGGCCCTCGACGCCGGTACGCTGGAGAAGCGAGCCATCCCGAAGACCGCGAGCAACGCGGTCCACGCGTTCGAGCTCTGGTTCGAGGAACTCCGGGTCCCCGAGGCGAATCTCATCGGCGAGGAGGGACGAGGGTTCTACCAGCTGCTCGACGGCCTCAACGAGGAGCGCATCGTCATCGCGGCGGAGTGCCTCGGGCTGGGCGAACTGGCCATCGACCGTGGCGTCCGCTACGCCCGCGACAGGGAGGTGTTCGGACGACCGATCGGGCAGAATCAGGCGATCCAGCACCCACTGGCCGAGGCGTACGCACGCGTCCAGGCCGCGAAGGCGATGACGTATCAGGCGGCGGACGCAGTCGAAGGGGGCGACAGTCGAGAGGTGGGCGCTCGTGCGAACGTGTCGAAGTTCCTCGCAGCCGACGCGGCGTTCCAGGCGGCCGACGCTGCCGTCCAGACGCACGGCGGCTTCGGCGTCGCCCGCGAGTACGACGTGGAGCGCTACTTCCGGGAGGCTCGACTCACGCGGCTGGTCCCCATCACGCAGGAGCTGGTGCTCAACTACGTCGGCGAGAAGGTGCTCGACCTCCCGAAATCGTACTGA
- a CDS encoding MaoC family dehydratase → MNDEATNDDERRVIAGWQGRYFEDFTVGDVYKHPFGRTLTETDDVWLTNITMNVNPMHFNEVYAAETEFGERLVNGLVVIALAVGMSVIDVSMNATANLGYDDVRHEGPVFHGDTLFAESEVIETRESSSREHVGIVTTELRAYNQDGDRVLSLTRTPMVLKREYTAPTPEQPPGWPEGIGVQRGE, encoded by the coding sequence ATGAACGACGAAGCTACGAACGACGACGAACGACGCGTGATCGCCGGCTGGCAGGGTCGGTACTTCGAGGACTTCACCGTCGGCGACGTGTACAAACACCCGTTCGGCCGGACCCTCACCGAGACCGACGACGTCTGGCTGACGAACATCACGATGAACGTGAACCCGATGCACTTCAACGAGGTGTACGCCGCCGAGACGGAGTTCGGTGAACGGCTCGTCAACGGCCTCGTCGTCATCGCGCTCGCCGTCGGCATGAGCGTCATCGACGTGTCGATGAACGCGACGGCGAACCTCGGCTACGACGACGTGCGTCACGAGGGGCCGGTGTTCCACGGCGACACCCTCTTCGCCGAGAGCGAGGTCATCGAGACGAGAGAGAGCAGTTCCCGCGAGCACGTCGGTATCGTGACGACAGAACTCCGGGCGTACAATCAGGACGGCGACCGGGTGCTCTCGCTCACCCGGACGCCGATGGTGCTCAAACGCGAGTACACGGCGCCGACGCCCGAGCAGCCTCCCGGGTGGCCCGAGGGCATCGGCGTCCAGCGAGGTGAGTGA
- a CDS encoding acetyl-CoA hydrolase/transferase C-terminal domain-containing protein, whose translation MTERLEGDVPVQSATTAASLVRETATLAVSGFGRVGYPKAVPLALAESGRDLSLTVVSGGSVGEEIDTELLAADAIERRFPYQATPEAREAANRGTVAYQDRHIEAFGDEVRQGHYGAVDVAVVEAVAVGEDWLIPSTSLGHTPACVEAAERLVVEVNEVQPLALQALHDVYVPDPVPHREPVPLTSPGERIGGPRIEFDPAKLSAVVLTDRPDSPYSFREPTREDEAIAVNLATFLSAELERNPTFAESVRLQFGVGSLGNALMGELGRIEFGDRDVAYYGEVVQDGLLDLVDDGSLSAVSATSLALSETGQRRLFERVERYAERVVLRPAEITNGAELVNRLGVVAVNSALEVDLYGHVNSTHVDGTHVMNGIGGSADFFRNSPLSIVTLASTARDGALNRIVPRVGHVDHTEHDVDVVVTDQGVADLRGSAPRERATLLVENCAHPSFQSSLEDYVDRANTAGGHEPHETDR comes from the coding sequence GTGACCGAACGACTCGAGGGTGACGTGCCCGTGCAGTCGGCGACCACCGCGGCGTCCCTCGTCCGGGAGACGGCGACGCTGGCGGTCAGTGGCTTCGGTCGCGTCGGCTACCCGAAGGCGGTCCCACTGGCGCTCGCCGAGAGCGGCCGTGACCTGTCGCTGACGGTGGTGAGCGGTGGGAGCGTCGGCGAGGAGATCGACACCGAACTGCTCGCAGCCGACGCCATCGAGCGGCGGTTCCCGTACCAGGCGACGCCCGAGGCGCGTGAGGCCGCCAACCGGGGCACCGTCGCCTATCAGGACCGACACATCGAGGCGTTCGGCGACGAGGTCCGACAGGGCCACTACGGGGCCGTCGACGTGGCTGTCGTCGAGGCGGTGGCCGTCGGCGAGGACTGGCTCATCCCGTCGACCTCGCTCGGTCACACCCCGGCGTGTGTCGAGGCAGCCGAACGCCTCGTCGTGGAGGTCAACGAGGTGCAGCCGCTGGCGCTACAGGCACTCCACGACGTCTACGTGCCCGACCCGGTTCCACACCGCGAACCGGTCCCGCTGACCAGTCCGGGTGAACGTATCGGTGGCCCCCGGATCGAGTTCGACCCCGCCAAACTGTCGGCCGTGGTGCTCACCGACCGGCCGGACTCCCCGTACTCGTTCCGGGAGCCGACGCGAGAGGACGAGGCTATCGCGGTGAACCTGGCGACGTTCCTCTCTGCAGAACTCGAACGGAACCCGACGTTCGCGGAGTCGGTTCGGCTCCAGTTCGGTGTCGGGAGCCTCGGGAACGCACTGATGGGCGAACTCGGACGGATCGAGTTCGGCGACCGGGACGTCGCCTACTACGGCGAAGTGGTGCAGGACGGGCTGCTGGACCTCGTGGACGACGGGTCGCTCTCTGCCGTGAGCGCCACCTCCCTCGCGCTCTCGGAGACCGGGCAGCGACGACTCTTCGAGCGCGTCGAACGGTACGCCGAGCGGGTCGTCCTCCGGCCGGCCGAGATCACGAACGGTGCGGAACTCGTCAACCGACTCGGGGTGGTCGCCGTCAACAGCGCGCTCGAGGTGGACCTGTACGGACACGTGAACTCCACACACGTCGATGGGACGCACGTGATGAACGGCATCGGTGGGAGTGCGGACTTCTTCCGGAACAGCCCACTCTCGATCGTAACGCTGGCCTCCACGGCGCGGGACGGCGCGCTCAACCGCATCGTGCCACGGGTCGGCCACGTCGACCACACCGAACACGACGTCGACGTCGTCGTCACCGACCAGGGTGTGGCTGACCTGCGCGGAAGCGCTCCACGCGAGCGTGCCACGTTACTGGTCGAGAACTGTGCGCATCCGTCGTTCCAGTCGTCGCTCGAGGACTACGTCGACCGGGCGAACACGGCGGGGGGTCACGAACCGCACGAGACCGACCGATAG
- a CDS encoding IclR family transcriptional regulator produces the protein MTNEHPTPRTVKTTDTAFTILEELLEADGATITQLANELGIAKSTVHRHLRTLYNREYVVRDGDTYHVSLRFLEFGEHARTRNKGYRLVKEKVEQLAEETEERVQFIVEEHGYGVYVYRVTGNRGVQTDPGIGKRIPLHAIAAGKAILAYLPAEQVDAILEQRGLSGITPNTKTDRDVLFRDLEAVRREGFSVNNQENVEGLRAVGVPIRDKDGSVLGALSVSGPTHRMKGEWFEHELPNLLLGTANELELNITYA, from the coding sequence ATGACGAACGAACACCCGACTCCTCGAACCGTCAAGACGACGGATACGGCGTTCACCATCCTCGAGGAACTGCTGGAGGCCGACGGTGCGACCATCACGCAACTGGCCAACGAACTCGGGATCGCCAAGAGCACGGTCCACCGCCACCTCCGGACGCTCTACAACCGGGAGTACGTCGTCCGTGACGGCGACACCTACCACGTCAGCCTCCGGTTCCTCGAGTTCGGCGAGCACGCGCGGACTCGAAACAAGGGGTACCGGCTGGTCAAGGAGAAGGTCGAACAACTCGCCGAGGAGACCGAAGAGCGCGTCCAGTTCATCGTCGAGGAGCACGGCTACGGCGTGTACGTCTACCGGGTGACCGGGAACCGGGGCGTCCAGACCGACCCGGGAATCGGGAAACGGATACCACTGCACGCGATCGCCGCCGGGAAGGCGATCCTCGCCTACCTGCCGGCGGAGCAGGTCGACGCCATCCTCGAACAGCGTGGCCTGTCTGGAATCACGCCGAACACGAAGACCGACCGCGACGTGCTGTTTCGGGACCTCGAAGCCGTCCGTCGCGAGGGGTTCAGTGTCAACAACCAGGAGAACGTCGAGGGCCTGCGCGCCGTCGGTGTGCCGATCAGAGACAAGGACGGCAGCGTGCTCGGCGCGTTGAGTGTCTCCGGGCCGACTCACCGCATGAAAGGCGAGTGGTTCGAGCACGAGCTGCCGAACCTCCTCCTCGGGACAGCGAACGAACTGGAACTGAACATCACGTACGCGTGA
- a CDS encoding IclR family transcriptional regulator, protein MDETDSASGTVKSAATLLSVVEAIRELDGGGVTELADHLDIGKSTVHRHLSTLQAHDYVVKEADEYHLGLRLLGLGEYVRERNRTYAMARPVVDQLAEETEERALFMTEEHGRAVYLYRSVGTHGVRTNSTTGTRRYLHTIAGGKAILAHLPAKRVDEIVDRWGLPPETQSTITDREQLATELERIRECGVAFNREECIEGLQAVATPVLAPDGTVVGALSVSGPAHRIKGEWLEDGIPDLLLGSANELELNLKYAPESST, encoded by the coding sequence ATGGACGAAACAGACTCCGCCTCGGGGACGGTGAAATCGGCGGCGACGCTCCTCTCCGTCGTCGAAGCCATCCGGGAGCTCGACGGAGGGGGGGTGACCGAACTCGCCGACCACCTCGATATCGGCAAGAGCACCGTTCACCGGCACCTCTCGACACTCCAGGCGCACGATTACGTCGTGAAGGAGGCCGACGAGTACCACCTTGGCCTGCGGCTGCTCGGACTGGGCGAGTACGTCCGTGAGCGAAACCGCACCTACGCGATGGCCCGCCCCGTCGTCGACCAACTCGCCGAGGAGACCGAGGAGCGGGCACTGTTCATGACCGAGGAGCACGGTCGTGCAGTGTACCTCTACCGCAGCGTGGGTACACACGGGGTTCGTACCAACTCGACCACTGGAACCCGACGCTACCTCCACACGATCGCCGGGGGCAAGGCCATCCTCGCTCACCTCCCAGCGAAGCGCGTGGACGAGATCGTCGACCGGTGGGGACTGCCCCCGGAGACGCAGTCGACGATCACCGATCGCGAGCAGCTCGCCACCGAACTCGAGCGCATCCGCGAGTGCGGTGTCGCGTTCAACCGCGAGGAGTGCATCGAGGGGCTCCAGGCTGTCGCCACGCCGGTCCTCGCCCCTGACGGGACCGTCGTGGGTGCACTCAGCGTCTCGGGGCCGGCACATCGGATCAAGGGCGAGTGGCTCGAGGACGGGATCCCCGACCTCCTGCTCGGGTCGGCCAACGAGCTCGAGCTCAACCTCAAGTACGCACCGGAGTCGAGCACGTGA
- a CDS encoding dihydroorotase → MTYDLVIRNGTVVSVEHGTFEADVAADDGVVSAIARPGALDGDEVVDATGKHVLPGAIDPHTHHGIYRGLDEDAESESRSDLVGGVTTIGNYFRRGASYEEVMPGYFEEAEPNYYHDYFFSLGLLSFEHIEEIPYLVEELGITTFKWYMNYKYAAGEKFGVDCDMLDDYGDAFIQKLAEQDAPTTLGYHSENVEITNGLAGGNVYVTSESDDTEADPDEGYEVMVEEFPGYAETQSMVAGASLAKLHDYDESFYAVHISSAKTANELAALRAAGYDHWGETCPHYLCLTTEECDERMKVNPPVRSQHDQDVLWERLADGTISCIGTDHCANVSETKFGEGIRDSALGFPSTPVMLPLVLSEGVNEGRISLERAVAVTSTNTAKAWNLYPKKGTIRVGSDADLVVVDLDETKTVTPELLQGAADYSPYDGREVTGWPTHTIVRGRLAYAEGEVVGEKGYGTHIDRPI, encoded by the coding sequence ATGACCTACGACCTCGTGATCCGGAACGGGACGGTCGTCTCGGTGGAGCACGGCACGTTCGAGGCGGACGTGGCGGCCGACGACGGCGTCGTCTCGGCCATCGCCCGTCCGGGGGCGCTCGACGGCGACGAGGTCGTCGACGCCACCGGCAAGCACGTCCTTCCGGGGGCCATCGACCCACACACCCACCACGGGATCTACCGCGGGCTGGACGAGGACGCCGAGAGCGAGTCGCGTTCGGACCTCGTCGGCGGCGTGACGACCATCGGGAACTACTTCCGGCGGGGTGCCTCCTACGAGGAGGTCATGCCCGGCTACTTCGAGGAGGCAGAACCCAACTACTACCACGACTACTTCTTCTCGCTCGGCCTGCTCTCGTTCGAGCACATCGAGGAGATACCCTACCTCGTAGAGGAACTCGGCATCACGACGTTCAAGTGGTACATGAACTACAAGTACGCCGCCGGGGAGAAGTTCGGCGTCGACTGCGACATGCTCGACGACTACGGCGACGCGTTCATCCAGAAGCTCGCCGAGCAGGACGCGCCGACGACGCTCGGTTACCACTCCGAGAACGTCGAGATCACGAACGGCCTCGCCGGCGGCAACGTCTACGTCACCTCCGAGAGCGACGACACGGAGGCGGACCCCGACGAGGGGTACGAGGTGATGGTCGAGGAGTTCCCCGGGTACGCCGAGACGCAGAGCATGGTCGCGGGCGCGTCGCTCGCGAAGCTCCACGACTACGACGAGAGCTTCTACGCCGTCCACATCTCCTCGGCGAAAACGGCGAACGAACTCGCCGCGCTCCGGGCGGCCGGCTACGACCACTGGGGCGAGACCTGCCCCCACTACCTCTGCTTGACCACGGAGGAGTGCGACGAGCGGATGAAGGTGAACCCCCCGGTCAGGTCGCAACACGACCAGGACGTCCTCTGGGAGCGCCTCGCCGACGGCACCATCTCCTGTATCGGGACCGACCACTGTGCGAACGTCTCGGAGACGAAGTTCGGTGAGGGCATCCGCGACAGCGCCCTCGGCTTCCCGAGCACCCCCGTCATGCTCCCGCTCGTCCTCTCGGAAGGGGTGAACGAGGGCCGTATCTCGCTGGAGCGGGCGGTCGCGGTGACGAGCACGAACACGGCGAAGGCGTGGAACCTCTACCCGAAGAAGGGGACCATCCGCGTGGGCAGCGACGCCGACCTCGTGGTCGTCGACCTCGACGAGACGAAGACCGTCACGCCCGAACTCCTGCAGGGGGCGGCCGACTACTCACCGTACGACGGCCGCGAGGTCACCGGCTGGCCGACCCACACCATCGTCCGCGGTCGGCTGGCGTACGCCGAGGGCGAGGTCGTCGGGGAGAAGGGGTACGGCACACACATCGACCGCCCCATCTGA
- a CDS encoding isochorismatase family protein, producing MTERIWEDLLSEQDKQVITKAGYDKEGASSWESRGLGENPMVLVIDMQQLIVGDDEPILDAVEQYRTAMGEIAWRAIDHMEPFLEFVREHDIPITYTRVVPSSYDDPDHPDLAIVDPVAPEEGDTVIDKSYASAFYGTDLVSRLIRADVDTVVIVGNSTSGCVRATAVDAQSNGFNVVLPQECIFDRIEASHKIGLLDLWMKYAEVLEVEEVKSYLDEMGVLA from the coding sequence ATGACTGAGCGAATCTGGGAGGACCTGCTCTCCGAGCAGGACAAGCAGGTCATCACGAAGGCAGGGTACGACAAGGAGGGGGCGTCGTCGTGGGAGTCCCGTGGCCTCGGTGAGAATCCGATGGTACTGGTCATCGACATGCAGCAACTCATCGTCGGCGACGACGAGCCGATCCTCGACGCCGTCGAGCAGTACCGGACCGCGATGGGCGAGATCGCGTGGCGGGCCATCGACCACATGGAACCGTTCCTCGAGTTCGTCCGCGAGCACGACATCCCCATCACGTACACCCGGGTGGTGCCGTCGAGCTACGACGACCCCGACCACCCGGACCTCGCCATCGTCGACCCGGTCGCCCCGGAGGAGGGCGACACGGTCATCGACAAGTCGTACGCGAGCGCGTTCTACGGGACCGACCTCGTCTCGCGGCTCATCCGCGCGGACGTCGACACCGTCGTCATCGTCGGGAACTCGACGTCGGGCTGCGTCCGTGCAACCGCCGTCGACGCGCAGTCCAACGGGTTCAACGTCGTGCTCCCGCAGGAGTGCATCTTCGACCGCATCGAAGCGTCGCACAAGATCGGCCTGCTCGACCTCTGGATGAAGTACGCCGAGGTCCTGGAGGTCGAGGAAGTGAAGTCGTACCTCGACGAGATGGGGGTGTTGGCATGA